ACCTTGGAGTTGTGGCTGCAGCACTCCAGCGGCGTCTCCCCCTCACGGTTCTTCAAACTCACGTCTGCCCCCCGGGACAAGAACATTCTGTGGAGGACCCAAGAGAACCCATTTAAAACAAGTGCCCCACTTCATGTGGCATCGGGCGATACCACAAGGTGTTGTAATAAAGGCTGTCAAATTAAATCTCACAGATTCTCCAGAAGCACTCTTATTTCTAACATCTAATAACTGTAACCTCCAACCACTCTTACTCACAAAACATCCAATAAGAATCTGAACAATCTAAACATTTGCTATAGACTATATGACATTTGTTGTGTTACTAATAGGCCACTAAAAACCAAATATAGAGGCTTTGTCTTGCAAATCTTGCAAAAGGAAACGTCGAAAGAACTTTTATCTGGTTGCACATTAACTGTTTGTGCACAGTGCTTTATAGTATATCCAGGTTGCTGAAAAGCAGTGTTTGACTGACGTGACACAGTCGAGACGGTTCTCCCGAGAAGCGATGTGTACTGGCGAGTCTCCGTGGATGTTGACTGCTTGCAGGTCACAGCGCCCCTCCAGAAAGATCTCGGCAATCTCCACACAGCCAGAGAACGCTGCCCAGTGCAAACAGATATTCTCCTCCTAAAACCAAAAGGTCATAGGGTAAGAGGTCAGGTTGCATCAGGGTTCTCTTTGGTGGGGAAAAGAGGGAATTTCTCTCAATGCACAGCTATAGGGAaggaagggaagggaagagtCCACAACTCTTCAGAACACTTTTCCTTTCCTCCATACAGTAATAGTAGGAGCCACATTTAAGGGCTAGCAGCTTCAAGACTTCCCAGCATGGGAACAACTCTTAGGTCTGAATAGCCTTTTTCCTTAAGTGGAAGCATCCACTAACTCACAAAAGAGGAAACCTGATTAAAAGCATAAGAAAGACTTAAAGCATTGTTAAAGCGTTGGAGCCATCATACTCTGTAGAGCCAGGCCCTCAGCATGGGCACGTATGACAGTGCCAGAGATATGAACCTTGTCTCTGATGTTGATGTCCGCTCCTTTGGAGAGTAGCAGCTTGACCAGCTCCACATGCCTGTACTCCGTGGCCCAAATCATCGCTGTCCAGCCTCCATCATCCTGAGatattgcaaaaaataaatattgtatTATGGGACAGGCCAGTTTCACACTGTTATCTGAAGAATGTACACAAAGATATCATTTGTTTTCCTTCAGTACAAGTGCTCTTTTTGCAGTGTTAGCACCTTGTTCTACCAATTTGAATACAGTAACACTGTTGACTCCACACTACTGGAGTGCCACATTATTTATGGCCGAGAAACTCAGGCTTTTTTTTCAAGAAATTCCACGGTTGTGTTAAAAATCCAAGACCTAAAGTTAACTACATTACTGTGGTATGTGACACAGAAAGTACTCACCTGACAGTTGATGTCAATTAGACCAGTGCTCAGCAAGTGCTGCACAATCTCAAAATGCCCAAGTTTAGCAGCCAGGTGGAGACACGTAGAACCCTCCGCATCCTACAAGGACAAAATAAAATCCTCAAATAAACCAATTAATATACACTATTCACACAAAACAGCACAGTCCTTTACTCACAATGTGTGAAATATGACAAATCAGgtcataaaaaaacacacattatcAGCAAATAAGAAACACACTCCTCAGAGGCTGGTAAATATCTATTCAACACAGATATTTAACAAGAGGCAAAAAAACTGCACTATCCATATTTGTGTGGAGAAGAACCAAGTTACTTTATTGTCTCTGGCTGAAGCCGCCCTATAGATGCTGAACCCTGAAAATTGTAGATAATAGTCAGTGCACTCACAGTGCCCTTCTTATAATCGTGCAGTTGTAAACTTCTATGTGTTTATACTTTATACCTTTATATCTTTATACTACTATTAACTGTTGCTTAAGCACACTCCCTAGTTGAGTTCCTCCTTTTTCAATACACTAAGTGAAATGGTAGCCAGCTGGTACAATAGCTGTGCAATAAATACGTAAATGCATTCAGAGACATGCTAGCGACagatgctagcacccatgggtATTATTTTGCGAGCATGCTCGCCTCCCAATCCAAGTTGTTGCAAGTTTGTGGGACAAGGTGCAAGGCTTACCTGCATGATTGACAACTCGAATCAGGTTACATAAGTACTATGTAAAGTTCCATGGTCTATTTAGAGAATGCTGAATtgccatatactgtatgttatagATGCATAGGTACCGGAACCATGACCAACCTTATGTGTTACGCTAGCCCCTGCCTTCAAGAGATAGCGCACAGTGTCCATGTGATTATTCTCACAGGCTTCCATCAGAGGGGTCCGTTGGTCGTCATCACACATGTTGAGGTTAGCGCCCGCCTGCCAGACAGGAGAATCCCAAATTACTCGTGGGGATTACTCTAGAGCACTAGAGCACATGAGTACATGGCAGAGGTAATGATGGACTTTACTCGCTGGCAGTCCAACCACATGATGGAATTACCACACCTGTCAAGGAGCTTTAAAGGAGCATTCTCATTTGGAAGAGTTAAAAAAAGTTAGGGTATTGGGGCTATTTGAGGCTCTACCTGGACCAGCATGTGGCAGACTTCCTCGTGTCCGGCCTCGGCTGCCACATGGAGGGGCGTTCGCTTGGTCTGGTTCTCCATCTTAAAGTTTGGGTCAATGCCATCAACTGTTGgtcagaaaaaataaacaaaagtcATGTTAACAATAATCCAACTATGTCTCGTTAAATAAGATGAGCCCCATCCCTACTGTGATTGATGGAATATATGAGTAAGTGATAAATTCTTACCCAACATGAGCAAGACTTTCTGCAGCTCCCCTTGTTTGGCAGAAATGTACAGCTGCTTTGGATGAAACCGCAGTTTCTTGGGTCTGTAAATGAAGGAAAGAATGGCATAATAAAGGAATGGTgaactatttaaaaaaaaaaacattaccagATCTGGTCTATTTGCAGCTGTTACCTTGAGGCAAGCAGCACTTTTGGATTAATTGTGCAAAGTTAATGTGTTTACGACTATGATGTATATTTAAATCTGCCCTAGTGGGTGGCCATGTGAGTGGAGACAACCCTACAGCTgcatctctctcttgtctttagACAGTCTGACACACCTccagtgtttcctctatgtACATCACTGCACCTCAAAGAGTCTTGAGAGAAGATCAAAACAGCTGAGGGCAGACTCTCAACACTTGATTAATCACGTGCCACAACACAATTACGGTGTTCCACACGAGGGGGTCTTACTTCTCTGTGTCCAGTGCCAGCAGGATGCTCTCCAAAGTCTCTTTAGGTGGTCCCAGGGCAGGCAGGACAGGCAGGACAGGCATGCCAGCCACTGCTGGGGCTCCTGGTTTGGGAGCCACCAGGGCTTGAGACGTGGTTGCCACCTCCGCAGGTTTGGGCAGCGTGCTGTCTGCTCTGCCCTCACTGGACACGGATAAGCGAGATGACCTGCAAAAGGGGAATAAACACTCATCAGTTTAATTTATGAAGTCATATCAAAagtattattacacggctcttttGTGCTTTTAATTCACATCTTTTATATCACTCcgcattatcggaaaataagtccctccAGGACGAAACAAGATCCCTCCGCTAGCACATTGGGGTCCTGATCGCCCTGtcgggatttattttctgttaatgaccggcgttctatacactATCCCTTACTTAATAGCAATCAAGTACGAACATGTTACTGGCAATATTAAGTCCACAAATCTGGGCAGTATGTCAAGGTGCATACAAAAATGTAAATTAATTTCCTTTCCATGTTTGCTTGATTCAAATGAATAGCAAACAGTTCCTTTTACTACCCTCCGCCCTCCCAGATGCTTATGAAGCTACCCTTGAGACACCCTTGATTTTGTGAGCATACCCTCCAGTGGTGGTATCTGCTCTACCCTCAGAGGTGCTTGGGGTGGCGGGGGCCTGGGTAGGGGGCACAGTGGAGGTGGTGTCAGCCTTGGCGATGGTCACTTCCTTGGCTTTGCTGGCCTCCTCCCCGCAATGCGGGCAGAAGCTCTGGCCCTTAAGCATGGATGCACAAGCTCGGTGGAACCGATGAGAGATATTGCTGTCTGGCTGACACTCCATGAAGGTCCCCTGTGGGTTGATGAGAAAGACAAGCTGGCTTAAGCTTTGGAGTGGAGTTCACTCTCTGGGATTTTGTTTGGTGTTTGGCTCAAATATCATCAGACATGACGTCATCTGGAATCCCTTAAAATACCTTTAAGTGGGTGTTTgctttagcctagaaatctagacgcaccctagcggcagcaaattacatttacgCCACGgcgtctcgtgacgctggccgaaATGCTCAgggaaattacatttgctgccagggctagtctagcaactctccgttggcttgtgagctaaaaaaattaaacttctatcaggctaatcaaatcgtgtatagttgttaggcgggcttaacataatgattgatggcagagttgcaacggtttggcttgaattccctgctacttgaaaaaagaataagataatgttgctgttgacGAACAGTgcgacacgagttaagcttttattaaagttggcaaaagtttgaactagccaactagctccgctggtgggacaCGCATGGGACTAgagctgtcctattgcgtgcaggggaatttgaaagacaaccgattatcccgcccctcggactgagtactgcgaacggtgagtgcccagaccctacattttaatgtgggtctggctcgtcaggctatgttAGCTTTGCAGTGGAATGCAATTCTCTCTGTAATTCTAAGTCATCAATACTTGATTGGAAAATTGGATGGATTTggatacataaaaaaaaaaaaaaaaatagattgaaTGGTGTATTCAATGACATTTCTGCCATTTCAAGGTTCAAGGTAATTCTCTGGCTACAAGCATTGTTAATGCATGCATACATCACacaaacaatacttgacattgCCAACATAATGTCATGAAGTCCTTGTTGTCCTTCACAAAACTTTACCTATTCAAAAATGTTGTAACGAATGACTTAAGTTTGGAGACTTACAGAAGACATTCACCAGTGTCAGTATGGGTCCTGCTTTCAATTTTGCTTCAATTTAGCTTCTCAGATCCTTAAAGACCATCAGTGAAAATCACGTTTTTAACTTTGTTAACAAGTCCATATGATGTCGGCTAGATacaatgagcaaaaaaaaaggaTTCCTGCTTTGGATTGAATTTGGATTTCCACTAATCACAGCCAAAGTGGGTTAATTCAGGCATCGGCCCATAGTGCGTCGTAAAGGTGCAGATCCAATTCCTGATTCAATTATTCAAGAATATCCAAACAGCAGGTGAACAGTGTGTGGAGAGGTGGCAGGACCAGACAGAAACCCATTCCCGAAATGAGGAAGGTGTATGTTACATTTATGCCATTTTAAAGCCACaaggggatttttttttctctcatgaaAACAACTTCTGAATATATACTTTAGAGGAAACTGctgtataaaaaaaactatctttaaaaaaatgtcaaaacCCAATTAATCACCTGCCTAATGCTCAGGGAAATAAGCATTAGGGGAAGGTTTTATAAATGACTAACAAAATCTCAATAGAAGGGtgcaataaaaatgaaatataatGGCTGTGTACAACACTACAAGCATGATAAAGCCAAATAAAAAGCAGAACTGTTGAAGATTGCTAGCTCAGGCATGGCAATAAAACAGCACAAACATGTGATTAAAGGACACAGAGGTGCCAATAACTCACCGCCCTACAGAAGAAACCACAGCCAGGGCAGCACTGATGCTTCACCATGCCAGCCCGATGGTCCTCGCACAGAACCAGCAGTTGAACGGTGTTGGACGGCCGCATCATCTCGTGTTTTAATACGGCGCTCTGACACCTGGTCAACTGAGGTGAAAAATGTGAAAAGAGGACAGTTAAATGAAGAAATGATTAGTGTTAGGCAGCTTGCTCTCAGTTGCAccaagtgaaaaaacaaacagaaaatgtccaGAATCATCATTAAATCAATCAATCCCAGTGTCTCTACAGTTATTCTTACCTGTCCGTCTACACTCTCTGTGGCCATGCATTTCCTATCTGCAAGAGTGAGGATTTCACGGCTCTTCGGCGTCTCCATGCGGCAGCTACATAATGGGAGTTCCTGTACCATATCGGTCTCCATCTCCTTAAGACCACTGGTCATGCCTAAAGATACATGTCCAAAtctctcaattaaatttgaaaGAGCTGCCATGCAGATATCAAAAGGCCAATAATAGTTTCTAGAAAATCATCTGAAAAGGTGAATACTATAGTGCTTGTACATTCCTGACTCACTGCAGACAAGTAGCACTACCAGAGTCAACAAATGTTGACAAATTTACTGAATAACCTGCTCTTTCCACGCAATGACCTTTTTGTGACACACCTCACCACCAGGGGGCAGTGTGAAGACTCACTGAAACATCACGCCTGGCATGTCAATCCAGCTTGAGCTCGCACTCCGCATCGCCCAATGGAACCAAAACAGCCCAGACCAAGACAATTCCACCATGAAACAAAATACTTCAAAACTTTCTTTTGGTCTGTGAGACAAATTTATGAAAGGCTTTTTCTCATCACACATCTAATACTGATTCCAGTACCTTCTTTACCAATTTTATAACTCGAGAGGCTATACCTTATTGTACCAAGACTGAAACTATCAGGTACCTTTGGACTGACCTTTGCTCTGAGATGTCAGCAGCTCCTCCTGAGCCTTCAGGTTAAGGGAGTCCAGGGGAACCTCTGTGTATTCCTTACTGACCTCAGCTGAAACTTGGGACTGGATTGTGTGACTGGGACTTGGGATTGGATTGTGTGTCTGGGGTTCTGTACCTTTGATGGGAAAAAGTTCGGAGTCAGATGGAACCAAGTAACTGGGATAAATATTGAGGAGGACGAAAACATCTAACTGACAAATAGTCTGTCAGGTCAGATGCATCAAAGATAGTTGAAAACAGATGTTCTTCAGTAGTCAGTGTAGAAATGTTGACATCCAGACTGATCAGAGAGAAACATTTTCCAGTTATTTTTGCTGAACGATCTAAATAAGGGTTTGGCCTTTGCTCTAGAGGAGGCTAGGTGTTGTGTCTGGACACCAGAGAACATGGGACCCTGGCTCAGGAGCAAGGTTAGATGCACTGTACCAGGTACTTCCTCcgtcttcatcttcatcttacGTTTGCGTTTCCTAGAAGGTCGAAGCCAAGGGTTGTCTCCTTTGCCCTTCTTTTTCAACTTCTTCTTCAAGCTGGACCCGATGCTCTGTAAGTGCAGACAATGGATCAGGACTGACAGTAAGGTATGGGTGGTATGGAAACTATTCACAGGGTATGCTGCCTGATCTAAAGCTGGCTCACCAAGTCAGAGTCAtttccctcctcttccccttcgCCTTCATCTTCCCCAGACTCCTCAGTTTCCGGCTCCTCGTGGGGCACCTTGGAGAACAGACAGACATCACATTCCTGAATATCCACTCCACCACCTAGACCCAGGTAAATCTGCACATACTAGCCCCACAATACCATACATTTCTGGATGGACCACCCAATAAAGTCTTGAAGCTGTGATGCTGAAAATTACCTGAGGTGGAGGCTTTGTCAGACTCTCTTCCATGGTGGCGTTGCGTGCCTCTTCTCCAACTagatcttcctcctcctcagactcctcctcttcctcggaTTCTTCCTCCACAGAGTCGTTCTCCACCCTTTCTCCATTCACATGAACAACATCTTTCTGCTGAGGGGAAAGGAGGGTAGCAAGCAGCATAGATAAAGAAATACAGCTTGGACCGTTTCATATACTTATTTAGCCAGTAATCTGATGGCCAAGAAGCAGGTTTGATGGATCTGAGATCTATTCCTAAAAGTGTGTAAGCATGACTTTCAGAGAGAaataaattagggctgtcaaaataactgattaatttggattaattaatttgagaaaaaaataactaaaaaaaaaatagcgcagattaatcgattctgtatgacctttgatcccgagccgttctagtcagtaaccattagactgtaaaatgaaggagagagaaaaaaatgtgctgcctagatcattgattggaacatttacttttaaaaaaacggcctgatggtgttgataaaaataaagtcttctgcaatgtctgcagcaaggaatttgcatatcaccggagttcgtcaactctaaagtcgcacatcaatgcaaagaaataagtgttgacattgaggggagtgttcatttattttcattgtgtcccctaggttatatctgtggcctgaaatgccttgtatgtgaaaacttcttcccgaagaactttttaatttatttcctcagcatattaggtcatatcatagattattatggccattatttgaacagtgaaaataataataaaagataataaaagagtttttgaactttaatgtcactaatgctgattattcaatgattcattttaatttaaatatttaaaatactttcacagcaaaaattatatgtGCAATTaat
The Alosa alosa isolate M-15738 ecotype Scorff River chromosome 12, AALO_Geno_1.1, whole genome shotgun sequence DNA segment above includes these coding regions:
- the ehmt1b gene encoding LOW QUALITY PROTEIN: histone-lysine N-methyltransferase EHMT1 (The sequence of the model RefSeq protein was modified relative to this genomic sequence to represent the inferred CDS: deleted 1 base in 1 codon); the encoded protein is MLQGRPPLTSGRQPLCLPEQPTGLSLGTVGKGEFMKTEGMKEPPSDRDGAGNAHLDRLSDAYRVDAEINGTHENTDMGKSHGSDGRSRLTENGVIEIDPPHGSVMGSNGYVLSKPQQDTAAAQHRTNWSPTGTTTAGHAAKTLPSAALRACTLGTQKTDTSVLPALGEGKIDTETKNGTSLSTPSPPVIHRARKTMSRPASNQTLKILNREVKEPNIVKDESPDTPEATKPQQTSPSQNQLPQSQINATTMPTATLAKPQTVVVVSKKKKRKMGTYSFVPKKKTKVLKQRTMLEMFSHLSQSPPNPQQKDVVHVNGERVENDSVEEESEEEEESEEEEDLVGEEARNATMEESLTKPPPQVPHEEPETEESGEDEGEGEEEGNDSDLSIGSSLKKKLKKKGKGDNPWLRPSRKRKRKMKMKTEEVPGTEPQTHNPIPSPSHTIQSQVSAEVSKEYTEVPLDSLNLKAQEELLTSQSKGMTSGLKEMETDMVQELPLCSCRMETPKSREILTLADRKCMATESVDGQLTRCQSAVLKHEMMRPSNTVQLLVLCEDHRAGMVKHQCCPGCGFFCRAGTFMECQPDSNISHRFHRACASMLKGQSFCPHCGEEASKAKEVTIAKADTTSTVPPTQAPATPSTSEGRADTTTGGSSRLSVSSEGRADSTLPKPAEVATTSQALVAPKPGAPAVAGMPVLPVLPALGPPKETLESILLALDTEKPKKLRFHPKQLYISAKQGELQKVLLMLVDGIDPNFKMENQTKRTPLHVAAEAGHEEVCHMLVQAGANLNMCDDDQRTPLMEACENNHMDTVRYLLKAGASVTHKDAEGSTCLHLAAKLGHFEIVQHLLSTGLIDINCQDDGGWTAMIWATEYRHVELVKLLLSKGADINIRDKEENICLHWAAFSGCVEIAEIFLEGRCDLQAVNIHGDSPVHIASRENRLDCVTMFLSRGADVSLKNREGETPLECCSHNSKVWSTLQNSRRLKESQGGRATPAEKLLNRDIARGYEAVPVPCVNAVDSEPCPDNYKYIPDNCVTSPMNIDKNITHLQYCVCKDDCSSTNCMCGQLSLRCWYDKEGHLLPEFCTEEPPLIFECNHACSCWRTCKNRVVQNGLRLRLQLFRTSLMGWGVRTLQDIPQGTFVCEYVGEIISDAEADVRENDSYLFSLDNKVGDVYCIDARFYGNISRFINHLCEPNLFPCRVFTSHQDLRFPRVAFFASKNIRAGEELGFDYGEHFWDIKGKDFSCQCGSTKCKYSAVAMAQRQADQQPSALPDTSSSTTPSSPS